cTAGTCTTATAATTGGGTGTGTATTCCAAACGAAACCTCCAACAGCGagatacataaatatgaatggaaaacaaagaaaataaagagaGAAATCATTCAATGAGAATGCACACAGTTTTAggcacatatagtacatatgtatgtatgtaagtatgtatgcctATACATAAGTGAAACAGTGCATAGAGGAGAGGAAGTTCAAGTTCAAACTTATATTTGCACAAACTACAATATATCTGTGCGGCATTTAAACGTATAAGTATATACCTGTACATATATAGAGATATCTATACACAcctataggtatgtatgtatatagtttacagtataaaaacacatacatataaggatATCTAAAAACGCGCTATAACCGGGTACCTGCTGACTTTATACCTAGActgcttgtacatatgtatgtgcactttGATATTTATCTGTGTATGTACactgtactatatatacattgtATGTTTCATCTATGTACCCCTGGTGAATAGTAATGGAGCCAAGACGTGTATGgtgccatacatacatatgttaacgCAGGAAATGAAGGCAAATAAATGCCAGAATATTAAAGACCGTGGCCGTCGTCGCAATCTCACCCGCAAAaatcatataaacatacatatgtatgtatgtacattcatgcAGCTTGGCTGCTCATAcgtttatttatacatttatttgcataaaatattataatgccGCCACCGCAACACTTGAGACCAGTTTAGCTGCGAGCTATTTTTTTGTAAAGGCCATTGCCGGCGCTGCCTGCCTACTTcataaaaagtgaaaacttGCAGGCGATGCGGTTTGTGCACTTTTATAAAGCGATGAGCAATGCCATTGCGCCTAAAACTGCACCAAATTGTTTGCTAAAGGGaagaataaaaatgtatatgcgGGCATATCTTTGTACGAGTATCAACACAGTTCACCAGCCTTTTTTTCTCTTGGTTGATTGCCTTTTGACTCACATTCTACGCTTGCACACAAGTTACAAccccaatatacatacatatgtatttgttgtgttcgaatctttttgaattttcgttTACACTTGCCAGCCATATGAAGTGTGGCAACATCGCATTGTGTTCTTTAGTTAGATgtcaatatgtatttatgcatttatataggtgtgtatatatgcattagTCTGCTAATTTGCATGTGTATGCGTTGGCAACGGCCGGGTTCGCTGATTTGGGCTGGGCCACATGGCGACCGGTGCGGTGCACTACACGCTGTATGTGCCGGGTTGGGCCGGCATATTGTGCGCATGCGTGGAAAAAATGTGCgccggttttcttgtatatttttgcattaaaaataactGACTCAATGCAATGCAGAGGGTTGTGTTTACTCATGTAATAATTTATGGTCATATGATTTCCCGgctttttttcagtttttcagcATCAATGACATTTTTTTTGGGAATGGATTCGCCGCTGTAGTTATTGATTTTTCGTAAACGAAAATTGGAAGTGTACAGAGaactatttgtaaatatgtataatacagACATATAAAATATGCAGGTATATATTGTACTATATATGCTTACAGTGTTTCGTTTTACTACActtacgtatatgtatattttattagttaAGGTCGGGAAGTGCTGTAACTAGAATAcatacttttaaatataaacaaaatactaaaacaaACTACTTGGTATACCAAGATTAAATTTTAAGgtcttatttatatatattttatcctTTAAAGAGCGTTTGATCGACTTCGAGAGAAtaacttgaaatttttcatttcaaggtTAGGTACGTATACGTAAGAGTTTAGAATCCACGACGCAATTTCGAATTATTAACTGAGGAGAAACGATTTCACTGCGTGTCGGAAAATACTGTATCCTTTCAGAGAGGAAAATTCAAAGCAGAATTGATTACATTACAGCAGAAAGACTCGAAAAAATCAAACCCTGCTTAGTAACTCAATGACGAAGCTTTTTTTCTTTGTGGCCTTAGGGAATCTTAATTTAGTACGGTGTGTCGTATTTCTATCGGAAAGTAAAATAGTCGTTATTGTCAAATAGAACTGCAAAATCGAGGAAGATGGAACGGCTGGTGCTTTACATAATTCAAGAGAAGCGGAATAgccttattaatattgtatacttgtatatagatCAAACGCGAGATACGATGAACTCATTGAACTTTATCAGTGCATATTTACATTAaagcaatatatttttgaaatattatccatccaaaaatattaaaaactaccaTAAAAGAAGTAACCACAACCGTACTACCCATCTGAGGCGGATCCGTTCTCACGACAGTTGGAAGCAACCCAAACGGACCCGAATTTGCCTTGAAATTACTAAGGGAATGTTTTCtgatactacaacaacaatgaactTTGTGGGCCATTCCATTACTAATCaaacctttaaaaaaatatttaaattaggaGAGCTCGACatagttcacaaaaaaattcttgtaaGAATATTGCAAGGAGTATGCTTATCATACTAGATAACCACTCCCTTTGGCCTCTTTCCTCCAGTTCGTGGTTAAAATTAGCATCGACACCATTTTCGATAACGGATGTCTTTGGTAAAGGGTTTTCTCCGAGATTGGCTTGTTGGAGCAATGGTGAACTAGTGGCACaagtaaaacagaaaaatagtttcttaaatcttttttcgaagttatttataaataaacttccaaattatttatattccaaatttattaaatatgtttatttttaattttttgttcatattaaatatgtttagttattgcattttatacGATCACCTAATAAATAGGTTTTTTGCGTGTAAATGTAGCCTAACAATATATATGCTTTATTGTGAATTCTAATAGCTGCGTCCTATTGTGAACAtgcaatcagctgtttatagtCCGTTATTGGAAAATCTTAGGTTGTGTTATTCTTTTCCCGGATTGAAAAAATGGCATTAACTAATTTGTTAGTGAAAAGCAGCTTAACTACAGTTATACGAAACAACAATGTGCTGTTAATTTCAGCAAGATTAGGACATACCATACGCGGCAAACGGCCAGGTGTTGCAAAATCATTAGAACAACGTTTGCAGGGTGGGTGATCATAACGGCGTGCTAGTACCGTATTATTGGAAAATGTTACGTATTATCATGATTAATGAAtggtaattttttgtatattttagaaGAAAATGTCAAAGATCCAGAATTAACAGCACGTGTAAACATTGGTTTCCCACATTTAAAATCATCGCGTTCGGAGCAGTTGAAGCAGCGACTAGCGCACTTGAAAGCCCAACGATCTAGTGAAGAAGTGGAAAAATTAGCTCGAGctaataaatgtaataatattttcaaccCATATCGTAATTTTTAACaatgaattatttatttcagtATTAATTGATTTGGATGAAGTGGACCGGGAGTATCGAGCCACCACCGGTCAATATGATATGCGTGTAATTGCTGACCATTATGGCATTTTTGATGATCTATTTGGTTTAGCATATTTTGTACCTCGAGTGGCACTGAATATTCAGGTATTTGGTATAACATAGAATATAATTTCGTTggtaaattattttgcttttatagTATCCACTTGACGGCGGTAATTTAAGCTGTGTTTTTAATGGAAACGTCATAAAACCTGCGGAAGCGGCAAATGCACCAGAGGTCAGTTTTGATGGCACGATCGATCCTATAACTGGGAAGGTATGAATTTTATTTAGTGACAACacattttcttgcatttattttattgctgctGAAGTAACACAAGGTATTTTATATTGCAGAAATCTACAAAAGATAGTTTTTGGACGCTAGTAGCTACGAATCCTGATGCGCATTTTACGGATAGTTCTTCTGAATATGTGCATTGGTTTATGTAAGCTTTCGATCATCCTTTTTCACCTTTATTagcataataattatatttacttattctGTACATAGCTCAAATATTCCCAACGGTGATGTTAAGAAGGGCGAAGTGTTGGTCGAATATTTACCACCTTTTCCACCAAAAGGTGTTGGCTATCAACGCATGGTCTTTGTTTTatacaaacaaaatggcaaaatgGATTTCAGTCAATATAAGCTCTCACAGAATGAGACGAATAATCTAGAGAAGCGTACATTCAAAACACTGGATTTCTATCGCGATCAACAGGATCATATAACCCCAGCGGGGCTTGCATTTTTCCAAAGCGATTGGGATAGTTCAATTACGAACTTCTATCACAATGTGTTAAGTATGTTTGAATAAAActtcaataataaaattataaattaaaaaatatataattttttcaacagaTATTAAGGAACCAGTTTTCGAATATGACTTCCCCAAACCATATATAGCTGATCAGAAATTCTTCCCGCTGAAGCAGGCGTTCAATTTGTATTTGGATCGTTATCGTGATCCTAAAGAGATCAATCAAGAATTCCTGGAACGCAAATTGGCTACGACGCATCCATTTGAAGGTCCTGAAGAGCCTCTGCGCTTCCCAAATGCGCATCCAATACGTGGTGTGCCGTCCTGGCTCAAGACAGAAATACGAAAGCGACGACTCGGAATTGGGCGCATTAACGACTATAattaagtgtataaaataaattgtaaaaagaaaatacataattcatgtGTAAACAATTacgaaaaatatagtaaaaattttttaat
The DNA window shown above is from Bactrocera tryoni isolate S06 chromosome 4, CSIRO_BtryS06_freeze2, whole genome shotgun sequence and carries:
- the LOC120775691 gene encoding 39S ribosomal protein L38, mitochondrial yields the protein MALTNLLVKSSLTTVIRNNNVLLISARLGHTIRGKRPGVAKSLEQRLQEENVKDPELTARVNIGFPHLKSSRSEQLKQRLAHLKAQRSSEEVEKLARANKLLIDLDEVDREYRATTGQYDMRVIADHYGIFDDLFGLAYFVPRVALNIQYPLDGGNLSCVFNGNVIKPAEAANAPEVSFDGTIDPITGKKSTKDSFWTLVATNPDAHFTDSSSEYVHWFISNIPNGDVKKGEVLVEYLPPFPPKGVGYQRMVFVLYKQNGKMDFSQYKLSQNETNNLEKRTFKTLDFYRDQQDHITPAGLAFFQSDWDSSITNFYHNVLNIKEPVFEYDFPKPYIADQKFFPLKQAFNLYLDRYRDPKEINQEFLERKLATTHPFEGPEEPLRFPNAHPIRGVPSWLKTEIRKRRLGIGRINDYN